A single Drechmeria coniospora strain ARSEF 6962 chromosome 03, whole genome shotgun sequence DNA region contains:
- a CDS encoding zinc finger domain-containing protein gives MACPPQYREPPPPTLPSIVPPTAGRYPAHHGMPFGRSPAISIPGLESRDDAPPPLPPPRVLPFADLPRHADDAKGDHRECVHRSSSSFASGYGSMASSHGEERHDFRRRHVGAAATNADEGYSSYASTARSRDSLPTEFGLHHGTFHFQTPADIHADSILKKLDPIRNTDRSPPRSLLTSSVGDVARRPGDARARPTLSMPVQLPIHTRQLMLESPGRFSDAVIFSASSPRPSLFHHSPVDRRPHHEPLDPDRSPRARSTRNNSDDATSTQCSYEFIGAEDMEMDDAASVKRAHEDDAYAAAGQKRRAASPPAEHVMLHCLSAQGEALRRRDLNSRGSPTPRLSVVPPASSASSMSPAAVSRSNSYISTAPTSLASANSYGRRSPGGVSPGGVSPTSCGSPYMTPTSLTQSPRGSVSGRPSAHARTTSGASPRRLGEQPKSGGGSGKMHGFFMCECCPKKPKKFDTAEDLSAHEAEKQYECSFCGNRFKNKNEAERHQNSLHVRRHSWSCSALSGYEGAFHESATHPGEADACGYCGDEFSRSARPAAGGILGGGGVPPRRATEQDWEERIQHLQEVHKFRECNSAKKFYRADHFRQHLKHSHAGTSGKWTNVLENACMVEEDAAPK, from the exons GGAGCCccgccatctccatcccGGGCCTCGAGAGCCGAGACGACGCTCCTCCgcctctgccgccgccccggGTCCTACCCTTTGCCGATCTTCCCCGtcacgccgacgatgcaaaGGGAGACCACCGGGAGTGCGTGCACCGGTCTTCTTCTTCGTTCGCCAGCGGCTACGGGAGCATGGCTTCATCTCACGGCGAGGAGCGCCACGACTTCCGTCGGAGGcatgtcggcgccgccgcgaccAACGCCGATGAAGGGTACTCCAGCTACGCATCCACGGCGAG ATCGCGCGACTCTCTGCCGACCGAGTTTGGCTTGCACCATGGCACCTTTCACTTCCAAACCCCCGCCGACATCCATGCGGACAGCATCCTGAAGAAGTTGGACCCCATCCGAAACACGGACAGGTCACCTCCTCGCTCGCTTCTGACCTCGTCCGTCGGGGATGTCGCCCGGCGGCCCGGCGATGCACGAGCGCGCCCCACGCTGAGCATGCCCGTCCAGCTCCCCATCCACACTCGTCAGCTGATGCTCGAGTCTCCCGGCCGCTTttccgacgccgtcatcttcTCCGCTTCCTCGCCCCGGCCATCCCTCTTCCACCACAGTCCCGTGGATCGGCGTCCGCATCACGAGCCGCTCGATCCGGATCgctcgccgagggcaaggTCGACAAGGAACAacagcgacgacgccacGTCGACGCAATGCAGCTACGAGTtcatcggcgccgaggacatgGAGATGGATGACGCCGCCTCCGTCAAGAGGGCCCACGAAGACGATGCCtacgcggccgccggccagAAACGCCGAGCCGCGAGCCCGCCCGCGGAACATGTCATGCTTCATTGCCTCTCGGCCCAGGGCGAGGCCCTTCGTCGAAGGGATCTTAATTCGCGTGGCTCCCCGACGCCTCGACTTTCCGTCGTcccgcccgcctcgtccgcctcgtccatgtcgcCCGCTGCCGTCTCGCGCTCCAACTCGTACATATCAACGGCCCCCACGAgtctcgcctcggccaactCGTACGGTCGCCGCTCCCCCGGCGGCGTCTCCCCCGGCGGCGTCTCCCCGACCTCGTGCGGCTCGCCCTACatgacgccgacgtcctTGACGCAAAGCCCGAGGGGCTCGGTTTCGGGCAGGCCATCGGCGCACGCGAGGACGACTTCGGGGGCGAGCCCGAGGAGGTTGGGCGAGCAGCCCAAGTCCggtggcggcagcggcaagatGCATGGGTTTTTCATGTGCGAATGCTGCCCGAAAAAGCCCAAGAAGTTTGACACGGCCGAGGATCTGAG CGCTCATGAGGCGGAGAAGCAGTACGAGTGCTCCTTTTGCGGCAACCGCTTCAAGAACAAGAACGAGGCCGAGCGCCACCAAAACTCGCTGCACGTCCGTCGTCACTCCTGGTCATGCTCGGCCCTGTCCGGGTACGAAGGCGCCTTTCACGAGTCAGCAACCCATCCCGGGGAGGCGGACGCGTGCGGCTACTGCGGCGATGAGTTTTCCAGGTCGGCACgtccggccgccggcgggatcctcggcggcggcggcgtcccgCCGCGCCGAGCGACGGAGCAGGACTGGGAGGAGCGCATACAGCATCTGCAGGAGGTGCACAAGTTTAGGGAGTGCAACTCGGCCAAGAAGTTTTATCGCGCCGACCACTTCCGGCAGCATCTGAAGCACAGTCACGCCGGCACCAGCGGCAAGTGGACGAACGTGCTGGAGAACGCATGCatggtggaggaggacgcCGCACCTAAATGA
- a CDS encoding dual specificity phosphatase, whose product MVGFDSSSVKNFKDEPWAEYGRGFRHLVVDIDDVDETNLLIELPRAVSFIDEGLNRCCQKDPGRQQGGGAVFVHCVAGKSRSVSATIAYLLWKCPDRFDPAGKRPRSETGKEAVDAALRLIRRTRPMAEPNDGFMEQLALWWAMGCPDDVESHPTYQRWVYRREVEESVAVGQAPSRLRFADEEKGNGKQEGRDDDVDVAGTAAAINLRCKKCRRTLATSRYIQAHNPAPRPHSLPQTSCPHHFVEPLSWMRAELEKGQLSGRLLCPNERCGAGVGRYDWKGIRCACGAWVTPALSLQRARVDEEVKRAPAAMRNAGETEAQAEAARRLAMGIRMPPGTGTGAGPGPGPGPGPGSGTRGGNL is encoded by the coding sequence ATGGTGGGATTCGACTCGTCCAGTGTCAAAAACTTCAAAGATGAGCCTTGGGCGGAGTACGGACGCGGGTTTCGCCATCTCGTGGTGGACatcgatgacgtcgacgagaccaACTTGCTGATCGAGCTGCCACGCGCGGTGAGCTTCATCGACGAGGGACTCAACCGATGCTGTCAGAAAGACCCAGGACGCCAACAGGGAGGTGGAGCCGTCTTCGTTCACTGCGTCGCCGGCAAGTCCCGTTCCGTATCGGCGACGATAGCCTACCTGCTCTGGAAATGCCCCGACCGCTTCGATCCCGCCGGGAAGCGGCCGCGCAGCGAAACGGGCAAGGAGGCGGTTGATGCGGCCCTGCGTCTCATCCGACGCACGCGGCCCATGGCCGAGCCCAACGACGGCTTCATGGAACAGCTCGCCCTCTGGTGGGCGATGGGCTGcccggacgacgtcgagtcgCATCCCACGTACCAACGCTGGGTGTATAGGCGGGAGGTGGAGGagagcgtcgccgtcggacAGGCCCCGAGCCGGTTGCGattcgccgacgaggaaaagGGAAATGGGAAGCAGGAggggcgcgacgacgacgtggacgTAGCCGGCACCGCTGCCGCCATCAACCTGCGCTGCAAGAAGTGCCGGCGGACGCTCGCTACGTCGCGGTACATCCAGGCACACAACCCGGCACCACGACCGCATTCACTGCCGCAGACATCCTGTCCCCACCACTTCGTCGAACCTCTGAGCTGGATgcgcgccgagctcgagaaggGCCAGCTCAGTGGTCGGCTCTTGTGCCCCAATGAGCGTtgcggcgccggcgtgggGCGGTACGACTGGAAAGGGATCCGGTGCGCGTGCGGGGCCTGGGTGACACCAGCTCTGTCGCTGCAGAGGGCGCgggtggacgaggaggtgaAGAGGGCGCCGGCAGCGATGAGGAACGCTGGCGAGACCGAGGCACAAGCGGAGGCGGCAAGGAGGCTTGCCATGGGCATTCGCATGCCTCCTGGGACCGGGACCGGGGCTGGACCTGGACCTGGACCTGGACCCGGACCAGGGAGTGGGACACGAGGAGGGAATCTCTAG
- a CDS encoding negative regulator of DNA transposition → MAATLDSRRLGGIFQSRPDILAGIKHAADSPDRIALFNEIAKHVSDQLQASDEPAQKRRKISPGQAVGQADGANGSLAQQGLGNASEEAVLLEMKEISVSAPQRKKLELCLTHNFLYARAPGTTAPIPAMTFAWRDIEYAFYLPVPDKAQVQHNYLLFPRGTCLASKSNPSAAEPLVFTVPLTAPKEGTIGGSDAGKAASVSDTYKSLFHWAFEMRLKAAGHAVQIVSANPNKFCSVIRQAHRPNEKAVHVAGFRGSKDGYLFFLENGILWGFKKPLIFIPLDRIAATSYTNILQITFNVIVEVFAGEGEATEEFEFAMIDQQDYNGIDDYIKQNHLQDRSMAEQRKGKLQLAENRAAKRNGEEGPDGNAASDGMTELQRAEAEVEQELQDDEDEDEEDYDPGSDGDSEGSGSSDDDDDDDDDGEADDDGEADDDDDDEAGDEEGDGGVEDGEDEEEEEEEGKEKPAKPGQPLKPVKPSQVAASPPVSRVPVRQGWAAAGNSRRAADDLDMEEAFDVVG, encoded by the exons ATGGCTGCCACATTGGACTCTCGGCGGCTGGGGGGCATCTTCCAATCGCGGCCTGACATCCTCGCCGGTATCAAACACGCAGCTG ATTCTCCTGACCGGATAGCCCTCTTCAACGAGATTGCAAAACATGTGTCCGACCAGCTGCAGGCCAGCGACGAGCCAGCGCAGAAGAGGCGAAAGATTAGCCCCGGCCAAGCAGTTGGTCAAGCCGATGGAGCCAATGGATCGCTGGCTCAGCAGGGACTTGGAAATGCCTCCGAGGAGGCTGTCCTTCTTGAGATGAAGGAAATATCCGTGTCCGCACCCCAGCGGAAGAAATTGGAGCTCTGTCTCACCCACAACTTTCTCTACGCCCGAGCCCCGGGAACGACAGCGCCGATACCTGCAATGACTTTTGCGTGGCGAGACATTG AGTATGCATTTTACCTACCAGTCCCGGACAAGGCACAGGTCCAACACAACTACCTCCTTTTCCCTCGCGGCACGTGCCTCGCTTCCAAAAGCAACCCGTCCGCTGCGGAGCCGCTCGTCTTCACCGTTCCCTTGACCGCCCCGAAGGAGGGCACCATCGGTGGCAGCGATGCCGGGAAAGCAGCTTCCGTCTCGGACACGTACAAGTCCCTCTTCCACTGGGCCTTCGAAATGCGACTCAAGGCGGCTGGCCACGCCGTCCAAATCGTCTCCGCCAACCCCAACAAGTTCTGCAGCGTAATCAGGCAAGCGCACCGGCCGAACGAAAAAGCCGTCCACGTGGCCGGTTTCCGGGGCTCCAAGGACGGCTATCTGTTTTTTCTCGAGAACGGGATTCTGTGGGGATTCAAGAAGCCCTTGATTTTCATTCCCCTCGACCGGATCGCCGCCACCAGCTATACAAACATCCTGCAGATTACTTTCAACGTTATTGTCGAGGTCTTCgccggcgaaggcgaggccACCGAGGAGTTTGAGTTTGCCATGATCGATCAACAAGACTacaacggcatcgacgactaCATAAAGCAGAACCATCTACAAGACCGGAGCATGGCAGAACAAAGGAAGGGCAAGCTTCAGCTGGCCGAGAACCGGGCAGCGAAGCGgaacggcgaggagggcccGGATGGCAACGCCGCCAGCGACGGTATGACAGAGCTTCAGcgtgccgaagccgaggtcGAGCAAGAGCTGCAGGAtgatgaggacgaggatgaggaagacTACGACCCGGGCAGCGATGGTGATAGCGAAGGTTCTGGCAGcagcgacgatgacgatgacgacgatgacgatggcgaggctgacgacgatggcgaggctgacgacgatgacgacgatgaggcgGGGGATGAAGAGGGTGACGGCGGTGTCGAGGACGGagaagacgaggaggaggaggaggaggaggggaaagAGAAGCCAGCAAAGCCCGGTCAACCCCTGAAACCGGTCAAGCCTAGCCAGGTGGCTGCTTCTCCGCCGGTGTCTCGGGTGCCTGTGCGACAAGGCTGGGCTGCTGCAGGCAACTCACGACGTGCTGCCGACGACTTGGACATGGAGGAAGCATTCGATGTGGTGGGGTGA
- a CDS encoding 37S ribosomal protein Mrp10: MSGGHKPIRLPPLKTLRVHNPKRQPENPCIVIMSSVLACWASAGYNAAGCAAIETQLRRCMDGPPPPPAAANTINYHLSRMQKYVTSTPKRK; the protein is encoded by the exons ATGTCCGGAGGGCACAAGCCCATTCGGCTTCCGCCCCTCAAGACTCTTCGCGTCCACAACCCCAAGCGGCAACCCGAGAATCCTTGCATCGTGATCATGTCAAGTGTCCTAG CATGCTGGGCATCCGCAGGCTACAACGCCGCTGGAtgcgccgccatcgagacGCAGCTACGACGTTGCATGGACGGCCCCCCACCTCCGCCCGCCGCTGCCAACACGATCAATTACCATCTTTCTCGCATGCAAAAGTACGTCACCAGTACGCCGAAGCGAAAGTAG